A window from Oncorhynchus mykiss isolate Arlee chromosome 9, USDA_OmykA_1.1, whole genome shotgun sequence encodes these proteins:
- the LOC110532786 gene encoding small nuclear ribonucleoprotein G, translating into MSKAHPPELKKFMDKKLSLKLNGGRQVQGVLRGFDPFMNLVMDDCLEMAPGGIQNTIGMVVIRGNSIIMLEALERV; encoded by the exons ATGAGTAAAGCACACCCACCAGAGTTGAAAAA GTTCATGGACAAGAAGCTTTCTC TGAAGCTGAACGGTGGCAGGCAGGTCCAAGGAGTCCTGCGAGGTTTTGACCCCTTCATGAACTTGGTGATGGATGATTGCTTGGAGATGGCCCCTGGGGGAATACAGAACACCATAGGCATGGTG GTAATCAGAGGAAACAGCATCATCATGTTGGAGGCACTTGAGAGAGTATGA